The proteins below come from a single Kiloniellales bacterium genomic window:
- the hypE gene encoding hydrogenase expression/formation protein HypE yields MNMPLSKGDVPGSPRRRARVSLPKVTLAHGSGGKAMRDLIDDVFLGAFDNPALAPLEDQARFDLASLQAQGDRLAFTTDGYVVDPLTFPGGDIGKLAVCGTVNDLAVSGARPLYLSCGMIIEEGFPVEDLRRIAASMRAAADEAGVAIVTGDTKVVHKGAADKLFINTAGVGVIPAGCEIAAERARPGDLVLVNGLLGDHGAAILDARGDLALDSSIESDCAPLNGLIDAILAACSEVHCLRDATRGGVATVLNEFAQAAAVAIEIEEAALPLREEVKGFCEILGLDPLYLANEGKLVMVLPEDQAAAALAAMRAHPAGRQAAVIGRVLSEPEGAVVMKTLFGGARVVDMLVGDQLPRIC; encoded by the coding sequence ATGAACATGCCCCTCTCCAAGGGCGACGTGCCCGGGTCGCCGCGCCGCCGCGCCCGGGTCAGCCTGCCGAAGGTCACCCTGGCCCATGGCAGCGGCGGCAAGGCCATGCGCGATTTGATCGACGACGTCTTCCTCGGCGCCTTCGACAACCCGGCGCTGGCGCCGCTGGAGGACCAGGCCCGCTTCGACCTGGCATCCCTGCAGGCCCAGGGCGACCGCCTAGCCTTCACGACCGACGGCTACGTCGTCGATCCCTTGACCTTTCCCGGCGGCGACATCGGCAAGCTGGCGGTCTGCGGCACGGTCAACGACCTGGCGGTCAGCGGCGCCCGACCGCTCTACCTCAGCTGCGGCATGATTATCGAAGAGGGCTTTCCGGTCGAGGACCTGCGGCGCATCGCCGCCTCGATGCGCGCCGCCGCCGATGAGGCCGGCGTCGCCATCGTGACCGGCGATACCAAGGTCGTTCACAAGGGCGCGGCGGACAAGCTCTTCATCAATACGGCCGGGGTCGGCGTGATTCCCGCCGGCTGCGAGATCGCCGCCGAGCGGGCCCGGCCCGGCGACCTCGTCCTGGTCAACGGCCTGCTGGGGGACCACGGCGCGGCCATCCTCGACGCCCGCGGCGACTTGGCGCTGGACTCGTCGATCGAGAGCGACTGCGCGCCGCTGAACGGCCTGATCGACGCGATCCTGGCCGCCTGTTCGGAGGTGCACTGCCTGCGTGATGCGACCCGCGGCGGCGTGGCGACCGTGCTCAACGAGTTCGCCCAGGCCGCCGCTGTCGCGATCGAGATCGAGGAGGCCGCCCTGCCGTTGCGCGAGGAGGTCAAGGGCTTCTGCGAGATCCTCGGCCTCGATCCGCTCTATCTGGCGAATGAAGGCAAGCTGGTCATGGTCCTGCCGGAGGACCAGGCGGCGGCGGCACTTGCCGCGATGCGCGCCCACCCGGCCGGACGGCAGGCGGCCGTGATCGGCCGCGTGCTTTCGGAACCTGAAGGAGCCGTCGTCATGAAGACGCTATTCGGCGGTGCGCGGGTGGTCGACATGCTGGTCGGCGACCAGCTGCCGCGAATCTGCTGA
- a CDS encoding HypC/HybG/HupF family hydrogenase formation chaperone, with translation MCLGIPGRVVEISDPEKKLGLVEVGGVRRQVNLACIVTEDHPVEACVGDWVLVHVGFAMSRIDEAQAAETLEILTQLGEVQEELAAMRASGKA, from the coding sequence ATGTGCCTGGGGATCCCGGGGCGGGTCGTCGAGATCAGTGACCCCGAAAAGAAGCTCGGCCTGGTCGAGGTCGGCGGCGTCCGGCGCCAGGTCAACCTGGCCTGCATCGTGACCGAAGACCATCCCGTCGAGGCCTGCGTCGGCGACTGGGTGCTGGTGCACGTCGGCTTCGCCATGAGCCGGATCGACGAGGCGCAGGCGGCCGAGACCCTGGAGATCCTGACCCAGCTCGGCGAAGTGCAAGAGGAGCTCGCGGCCATGCGGGCCTCCGGAAAGGCATGA
- a CDS encoding NifU family protein, which translates to MPEGTRNPGTVVEEERGLAALLNDLAALEALAEGWPAEQRNAAAARAEAVEALNAAAFRRLIRSLKTVPGMAEALREAAADELVYAVLRRHGILKPSLFERVEAALNTIRPMLAGHGGDVELVAVEPPVAEVRFLGACDGCPASALTFYGGVKQAIQDQVPEIREVRQVKGLEGGGAEAVHFSSPFADYLAGDWIRAGELAELPEGETRVLELGGHSVLLSRFGDRVTCFENACAHMGMAMDGGEIQAGLITCPYHGFQYSLESGECLTAPEVQLQPHGVRVVGDRIDVRLTR; encoded by the coding sequence ATGCCGGAGGGGACCCGCAATCCCGGGACCGTTGTCGAAGAGGAGCGCGGTCTCGCGGCGCTCCTGAACGACCTCGCGGCCCTGGAAGCCCTGGCGGAGGGCTGGCCAGCGGAGCAGCGCAACGCTGCGGCCGCCCGCGCCGAGGCGGTCGAGGCCCTGAACGCGGCGGCCTTTCGGCGCCTGATCCGCAGCCTCAAGACGGTGCCCGGCATGGCCGAGGCGCTGCGCGAAGCCGCGGCGGACGAGCTGGTCTATGCCGTGCTGCGTCGGCATGGAATCCTCAAGCCCTCGCTCTTCGAGCGGGTCGAGGCGGCCCTCAATACGATCCGCCCGATGCTCGCCGGCCACGGCGGCGATGTCGAACTGGTCGCCGTGGAGCCGCCGGTCGCCGAGGTCCGCTTCCTCGGCGCTTGCGACGGCTGCCCGGCGTCGGCGCTGACTTTTTACGGCGGCGTCAAGCAGGCGATCCAAGACCAGGTGCCCGAGATCCGAGAGGTCAGGCAGGTCAAGGGGCTCGAGGGCGGCGGCGCGGAGGCCGTCCATTTCTCCTCGCCCTTCGCCGACTACCTCGCGGGCGACTGGATCCGGGCCGGTGAGCTTGCGGAGCTGCCCGAGGGCGAGACCCGTGTCCTGGAGCTCGGCGGCCATTCGGTCCTGCTGTCGCGCTTCGGCGACCGGGTGACGTGCTTCGAGAACGCCTGCGCCCACATGGGCATGGCGATGGACGGCGGCGAGATCCAGGCCGGGCTGATCACCTGTCCCTACCACGGCTTCCAGTACTCCCTGGAAAGCGGCGAATGCCTGACCGCGCCGGAGGTCCAGCTCCAGCCTCACGGCGTGCGCGTCGTCGGTGACCGCATCGACGTGCGACTGACGAGGTGA
- a CDS encoding hydrogenase maturation protease, translating into MVLPALADMTLAVIGCGNPNRRDDGVGPEVIARLRRQALPEGVALYDAGTDGMGVMYRARGASHLIIVDARSPESAPGAIYDVPGEILEAPPPRSLNLHDFRWDHALFAGRKIYGEAFPAQVKVFLVEAGSLDLGLGLTEAVEAAAEAVAARIAALSKAYAAGDWTGGPSA; encoded by the coding sequence GTGGTCCTGCCGGCTCTGGCGGATATGACCCTGGCGGTCATCGGCTGCGGCAATCCCAACCGCCGGGACGACGGGGTCGGTCCGGAGGTCATCGCCCGGCTGCGGCGCCAGGCCTTGCCGGAGGGCGTCGCGCTCTACGACGCCGGAACCGACGGCATGGGGGTGATGTACCGGGCCCGCGGCGCCTCGCATCTGATCATCGTCGACGCCCGGTCTCCCGAGAGCGCGCCCGGGGCGATCTACGACGTTCCGGGCGAGATCCTCGAGGCCCCGCCGCCCCGGAGCCTGAACCTCCACGACTTCCGCTGGGACCACGCGCTCTTCGCCGGGCGCAAGATCTACGGCGAGGCTTTCCCGGCGCAGGTGAAGGTCTTCCTGGTCGAGGCCGGCTCCCTGGACCTCGGACTGGGGTTGACCGAGGCCGTCGAGGCCGCTGCCGAGGCGGTCGCCGCCCGGATCGCGGCCTTGTCGAAGGCCTACGCCGCGGGAGACTGGACCGGAGGTCCTTCGGCATGA
- a CDS encoding SIS domain-containing protein, translated as MTGTLESLYPFLHGRKQDQAAVRAGLLESLRQKAEHSVETKRRFFDDNAESLVAVARAVATVYSKQGRLFTMGNGGSSCDAAHIAVEFQHPVTAGRPALPAVNLTADAAVMTALGNDLGFEHVYLRQIVAHGRPGDGLIGVSTSGNSGNLMAAFDKAKEIGLTTIGLAGMEGGEMARSPSLDHCLVVRTDSIHRIQECHVAIYHILWDLVHTLLADDRGGLASEAEETSR; from the coding sequence ATGACCGGAACCTTGGAGAGCCTCTATCCCTTCCTGCACGGCCGGAAGCAGGACCAAGCGGCCGTCCGGGCCGGCCTGCTGGAGTCCCTGCGGCAGAAGGCCGAGCACTCGGTCGAGACCAAGCGCCGCTTTTTCGACGACAACGCCGAATCGCTGGTCGCGGTCGCCCGCGCCGTCGCCACGGTCTACAGCAAGCAGGGCCGCCTCTTCACCATGGGCAACGGCGGCTCCTCCTGCGACGCCGCACACATCGCGGTCGAGTTCCAGCATCCGGTGACCGCCGGCCGTCCGGCGCTGCCAGCCGTGAACCTGACCGCCGACGCGGCGGTCATGACGGCGCTCGGCAACGACCTGGGCTTCGAGCACGTCTACCTGCGCCAGATCGTCGCCCACGGCCGGCCAGGCGACGGCCTGATCGGGGTCTCGACCAGCGGCAACTCCGGCAACCTCATGGCCGCCTTCGACAAGGCCAAGGAGATCGGTCTGACGACCATCGGCCTGGCCGGCATGGAGGGTGGCGAGATGGCGCGCAGCCCGAGCCTGGACCATTGCCTGGTGGTGCGCACGGACAGCATCCACCGCATCCAGGAATGCCACGTCGCGATCTATCACATCCTCTGGGACCTCGTGCACACCCTGCTGGCCGACGATCGCGGCGGCCTCGCGTCAGAGGCGGAGGAGACGAGCCGATGA
- the hypF gene encoding carbamoyltransferase HypF, translating into MKGEAITVRGQVQGVGFRPTVWRIATELGLAGDVRNTGDGVEIRLWGAGLERFAERLKSEVPVLARIDRIERAPLDDPPPQGFEIAASVGGPMRASVAPDVTVCADCLAEVRDPFARRYRYPFANCTNCGPRFSIVEAAPYDRDQTTMRGFALCPGCRGEYEDPADRRFHAQPIACHACGPRAWIEHLGGGVVNHEAFSMLDDVDAAGGMLMMGHIVAIKGIGGFHLACDATRAEVVARLRARKRRRGKAFALMARDVAVIRRYCAVSEEEEALLRSPAAPIVLLEASGAPLPGAVAPGLDRLGFMLPYTPLHHLMLRRMTRPVVMTSGNISGRPQCVTNAQARDQLGEVADFALMHDREIANRIDDSVLRFDLGRPRLLRRARGYAPTPIPLPEGFDDDAQVLALGGELKNTFCLIKEGQAVLSQHMGDLEDATTAEDVAHNLALYRQVYEHAPDLIAVDRHPDYLSTKRGQEMAAQAGLPLVEVQHHHAHAAACLAENGRPLDAAPVLGVVLDGLGFGADGTVWGGEFLACDYRGFRRLACLKPVALPGGAAAVREPWRNAYAHLMAEMGWAEFAMNFGHLEVFARLEAAPRKALDAMIAKGLNSPLSSSCGRLFDAAAALCGLAWETQAYEGEAAMRLEAALDPDALGESEEMAYPFAIPLLGGKGLPYIEPLAVWRALLGDLHLGTPLGVISARFHRGLAKAIVAMALRVGGEDRSFSTVALSGGCFQNATLFALVHEGLVAQGFEVLSHEKVPANDGGLALGQAVVALATEQRTSGESHVPGDPGAGRRDQ; encoded by the coding sequence ATGAAGGGTGAAGCCATCACGGTGCGCGGCCAGGTCCAGGGCGTCGGCTTCCGCCCGACTGTCTGGCGCATCGCGACCGAGCTGGGCCTCGCCGGCGACGTGCGCAACACCGGCGACGGGGTCGAGATCCGGCTCTGGGGGGCGGGGCTGGAGCGCTTCGCCGAGCGCCTCAAGTCGGAGGTTCCCGTCCTGGCGCGGATCGACCGGATCGAACGGGCGCCCCTCGACGATCCGCCGCCGCAGGGCTTCGAGATCGCCGCCTCGGTCGGCGGCCCCATGCGCGCCTCGGTCGCCCCGGACGTGACGGTTTGTGCCGACTGCCTGGCCGAGGTCCGCGATCCCTTCGCTCGGCGTTATCGCTATCCCTTCGCGAACTGCACCAACTGCGGGCCGCGGTTTTCCATCGTCGAGGCCGCCCCCTATGACCGCGATCAGACCACGATGCGGGGCTTTGCGCTCTGCCCGGGGTGTCGCGGCGAGTACGAGGACCCGGCCGACCGCCGCTTCCACGCCCAACCGATCGCCTGCCACGCCTGCGGGCCGCGCGCCTGGATCGAGCATCTCGGCGGCGGCGTGGTGAACCACGAGGCCTTCTCCATGCTCGACGACGTCGATGCCGCCGGCGGCATGCTGATGATGGGCCACATCGTCGCGATCAAGGGCATCGGCGGCTTCCACCTGGCCTGCGACGCGACCAGGGCCGAGGTGGTGGCCCGCCTGCGCGCCCGCAAGCGCCGGCGCGGCAAGGCCTTCGCGCTGATGGCCCGGGATGTCGCGGTGATCCGGCGCTACTGTGCGGTCTCCGAGGAAGAGGAAGCCTTGCTGCGCAGCCCGGCGGCGCCAATCGTCCTTCTGGAGGCCTCGGGCGCGCCCTTGCCCGGGGCCGTGGCGCCCGGCCTCGATCGCCTCGGCTTCATGCTGCCCTACACGCCGCTGCATCACCTGATGCTGCGCCGCATGACCCGGCCGGTGGTCATGACCAGCGGCAACATTTCCGGCCGGCCGCAATGCGTCACCAACGCGCAGGCCCGGGATCAGCTCGGCGAGGTGGCCGACTTCGCCCTGATGCACGACCGCGAGATCGCCAACCGGATCGACGACTCGGTCCTGCGCTTCGACCTCGGCCGGCCGCGGCTCCTGCGCCGGGCCCGGGGCTATGCGCCGACGCCCATTCCGCTGCCGGAGGGTTTCGACGATGACGCGCAGGTCCTGGCCCTCGGCGGCGAGCTGAAGAACACCTTTTGCCTGATCAAGGAGGGCCAAGCGGTCCTGAGCCAGCACATGGGCGACCTGGAGGACGCGACGACGGCCGAAGACGTCGCCCACAACCTCGCGCTCTACCGCCAGGTCTACGAGCATGCGCCGGATCTGATCGCGGTCGATCGACATCCCGACTACCTCTCGACCAAGCGCGGGCAGGAGATGGCGGCGCAGGCCGGTCTGCCGCTGGTCGAGGTGCAGCATCACCATGCCCACGCCGCGGCCTGCCTGGCCGAGAACGGCCGGCCGCTGGACGCGGCACCGGTGCTCGGCGTCGTTCTCGACGGCCTCGGCTTCGGTGCCGACGGGACGGTCTGGGGCGGCGAGTTCCTGGCCTGCGACTACCGCGGTTTTCGGCGCCTGGCCTGCCTCAAGCCGGTGGCGCTTCCGGGCGGGGCCGCCGCTGTCCGCGAGCCCTGGCGCAACGCCTACGCCCACCTCATGGCCGAGATGGGCTGGGCCGAGTTTGCGATGAACTTCGGCCACCTCGAAGTTTTTGCCCGGCTCGAAGCGGCGCCGCGCAAGGCCCTCGACGCGATGATCGCCAAGGGCTTGAACTCGCCACTGTCCTCCTCCTGCGGCCGGCTCTTCGACGCCGCGGCCGCGCTCTGCGGTCTCGCCTGGGAGACCCAGGCCTACGAAGGCGAAGCCGCGATGCGCCTGGAGGCGGCGCTGGATCCCGACGCCCTCGGCGAGTCGGAGGAGATGGCCTATCCCTTCGCGATCCCGCTGCTCGGCGGCAAAGGTTTGCCTTACATCGAGCCTCTGGCGGTCTGGCGCGCTTTGCTCGGCGACCTGCACCTCGGGACGCCGCTCGGCGTGATCTCGGCCCGTTTTCACCGCGGCCTGGCCAAGGCGATCGTGGCCATGGCGCTGCGCGTGGGGGGCGAGGATCGCAGCTTTTCGACCGTTGCCCTCAGCGGCGGCTGCTTCCAGAACGCGACGCTTTTCGCCCTGGTCCACGAGGGCCTCGTGGCCCAGGGCTTCGAGGTGCTGAGTCACGAGAAGGTGCCGGCGAACGACGGCGGCCTGGCGCTCGGCCAGGCGGTGGTCGCGCTGGCAACCGAACAAAGAACTTCAGGAGAGAGCCATGTGCCTGGGGATCCCGGGGCGGGTCGTCGAGATCAGTGA
- the hypB gene encoding hydrogenase nickel incorporation protein HypB: MTLTDPESGAQSQLRQNAIVGKDGGDPHHHHDHGHDHGHDHGHGQAHHDHDKPHVHGPNGEVISLEQAVLAKNDRIAARNRGWFEGRGVLAINLVSSPGAGKTTLLEQTIRELAGRAEIAVIEGDQMTANDAERIRAAGAKAIQINTGAGCHLEADMVAEAVQKLDPRPGSILVIENVGNLVCPAMFDLGERMKVAVVSTTEGEDKPLKYPHMFRAAEVVLINKIDLAPYVDFDEARCVGNIKAVNPEAVLFTLSARTGAGLAEWLDFLIGRQSEASNRESG; this comes from the coding sequence GTGACGCTGACCGATCCGGAGAGCGGCGCGCAATCCCAGTTGCGCCAGAACGCAATCGTCGGAAAGGATGGGGGCGACCCTCACCATCATCATGACCATGGTCACGATCATGGTCACGATCATGGCCATGGGCAGGCACACCATGACCACGACAAACCCCACGTGCACGGCCCGAACGGCGAGGTAATCTCGCTGGAACAAGCCGTGCTGGCCAAGAACGACCGGATCGCGGCGCGCAACCGGGGTTGGTTCGAAGGCCGCGGCGTGCTGGCGATCAACCTTGTCAGCTCCCCGGGTGCCGGAAAGACGACCCTCCTGGAGCAGACCATCCGCGAACTCGCCGGTCGGGCCGAGATCGCCGTCATCGAGGGCGATCAGATGACCGCCAACGATGCCGAGCGCATTCGCGCGGCGGGCGCCAAGGCGATCCAAATCAACACCGGCGCCGGCTGCCACCTGGAGGCCGATATGGTCGCCGAGGCGGTTCAGAAGCTGGATCCTCGTCCCGGCTCGATCCTGGTGATCGAGAACGTCGGCAACCTGGTCTGTCCCGCCATGTTCGACCTTGGCGAGCGCATGAAGGTCGCCGTGGTCTCGACCACCGAGGGCGAGGACAAGCCGCTCAAGTACCCGCACATGTTCCGCGCCGCGGAGGTCGTGTTGATCAACAAGATCGACTTGGCGCCCTATGTCGACTTCGACGAAGCGCGCTGTGTCGGGAACATCAAGGCGGTGAACCCGGAGGCGGTCCTCTTTACGCTTTCCGCGCGAACCGGCGCAGGCCTGGCGGAATGGCTGGACTTTCTGATCGGCCGCCAGAGCGAAGCCTCAAACCGTGAAAGCGGTTAA
- a CDS encoding hydrogenase maturation nickel metallochaperone HypA, translating to MHELGLTRNVVAIVAEHAAGRKVRRVRLAIGPLACVERRALSFCFDIVAEGTPLAGAALEFLDAEGDTFLIKDFELEEAA from the coding sequence ATGCACGAGCTCGGCCTGACTCGGAACGTCGTTGCGATCGTCGCGGAGCACGCCGCTGGGCGAAAGGTGCGACGCGTCCGGCTCGCCATCGGGCCGCTGGCCTGCGTCGAGCGACGGGCCTTGAGCTTCTGCTTCGACATCGTGGCCGAAGGGACGCCGCTGGCAGGCGCCGCGCTCGAGTTCCTCGATGCCGAGGGCGATACCTTTCTGATCAAGGATTTCGAACTGGAGGAGGCGGCCTGA
- the hypD gene encoding hydrogenase formation protein HypD, which yields MKYVDEFRDPAKARVLFREIEDLVGRIELCQSRPLRIMEVCGGHTHSIFRYGLEAMLPKQIELIHGPGCPVCVLPMGRVDDCVALAEQPDVIFTTFGDAMRVPGSKKSLMQAKAEGADVRMVYSPLDALQLARDNPDREVVFFGLGFETTMPSTALTVLQAEAEGIANFSLFCNHITIIPTIKAILDSPDLRIDGFLGPGHVSMVIGNRPYAFIAERYRRPVVIAGFEPLDILQSIWMVLKQFDEGRCEIENQYDRIVPGAGNDQALAAVGEVFELREYFEWRGLGSIDHSGVRIREAYARFDAERRFAVPQLKIADPKSCQCGEVLKGVIKPWQCKVFGKACTPETPMGALMVSSEGACAAYYNYGRLDLAALAAQKEEALPR from the coding sequence ATGAAGTACGTCGACGAGTTCCGCGATCCGGCCAAGGCCAGGGTTCTGTTCCGCGAGATCGAGGACCTGGTCGGCCGGATCGAGCTCTGCCAGAGCCGGCCTCTGCGGATCATGGAGGTCTGCGGCGGGCACACCCATTCGATCTTCCGCTACGGCCTCGAGGCCATGCTGCCGAAGCAGATCGAGCTGATCCACGGACCGGGCTGCCCGGTCTGCGTCCTGCCCATGGGCCGGGTCGACGATTGCGTCGCACTGGCCGAGCAACCGGACGTGATCTTCACCACCTTCGGTGATGCCATGCGGGTGCCGGGCTCGAAGAAGAGCCTGATGCAGGCCAAGGCCGAAGGGGCCGACGTCCGCATGGTCTACTCGCCCCTCGACGCCCTGCAGCTCGCCCGCGACAACCCGGATCGCGAAGTGGTCTTTTTCGGCCTGGGCTTCGAGACGACCATGCCAAGCACGGCCCTGACGGTGCTCCAGGCCGAGGCCGAGGGCATCGCGAACTTCTCGCTTTTCTGCAACCACATCACCATCATCCCGACGATCAAGGCGATCCTCGATTCGCCGGACCTGCGGATCGACGGCTTCCTCGGGCCCGGACACGTCTCCATGGTGATCGGCAACCGTCCCTACGCCTTCATCGCCGAGCGCTACCGGCGGCCGGTGGTCATCGCCGGCTTCGAGCCGCTCGACATCCTGCAGTCGATCTGGATGGTGCTGAAGCAGTTCGACGAGGGCCGCTGCGAGATCGAGAACCAGTACGACCGGATCGTGCCCGGCGCGGGCAACGACCAGGCCCTGGCGGCGGTCGGCGAGGTCTTCGAGCTGCGCGAGTACTTCGAATGGCGCGGCCTGGGCTCGATCGACCATTCCGGCGTGCGCATCCGCGAGGCCTATGCGCGCTTCGATGCCGAGCGCAGATTCGCGGTGCCGCAGCTCAAGATCGCCGATCCCAAGTCCTGCCAGTGCGGCGAGGTCCTGAAGGGTGTGATCAAGCCCTGGCAGTGCAAGGTCTTCGGCAAGGCCTGCACGCCGGAAACCCCGATGGGCGCCCTGATGGTCTCGAGCGAGGGCGCCTGCGCCGCCTACTACAATTACGGCCGCCTCGACCTCGCCGCGCTGGCCGCGCAAAAGGAAGAGGCGCTGCCGCGATGA